One part of the Megachile rotundata isolate GNS110a chromosome 16, iyMegRotu1, whole genome shotgun sequence genome encodes these proteins:
- the LOC100875623 gene encoding U3 small nucleolar ribonucleoprotein IMP4, producing the protein MLRRQARLRREYLYRKSVQDKLKNIQEKKEKLKRSLEENVPIHPDLRKDALNIQQKLDWEDAGPEMAVAMGTEMGGTLGSHEDDEYRWAGVEDPKIVITTSRDPSSRLKMFAKELRLIFPNSQRMNRGNYEMKQLIHACRANDVTDFIIVHEHRGIPDSLIICHLPYGPTAYFTMSDVVMRHDVPDIGTMSEQYPHLIFHNFKTKLGTRVMSILKYLFPVPKEDSKRIITFANHDDYISFRHHTYKKVHGKDIELTEVGPRFQLKLYEIKLGTLDAESAADVEWALRPYMNTTHKRRFLSDEDGWQQEDNI; encoded by the coding sequence ATGTTGCGACGACAAGCAAGACTTCGTAGAGAATACCTCTACAGAAAATCAGTTcaggataaattgaaaaatattcaagaaaagaaagaaaaactgAAACGCAGTTTGGAAGAAAATGTACCGATACATCCAGATTTAAGGAAAGATGCTTTGAATATACAACAGAAATTAGATTGGGAAGATGCAGGCCCAGAAATGGCTGTGGCCATGGGAACAGAAATGGGAGGAACTCTAGGTTCTCACGAGGATGATGAATATCGATGGGCTGGTGTTGAAGAtccaaaaattgtaattaccACTTCTCGTGATCCTAGTTCTCGGCTGAAAATGTTTGCCAAAGAATTACGTTtaatattccccaattctcaaagaaTGAATAGAGGAAACTATGAAATGAAGCAACTTATACATGCCTGTCGTGCAAACGACGTTacagattttataattgttcatGAACATAGAGGTATACCTGATTCTCTTATCATTTGTCATTTACCATATGGTCCTACAGCGTACTTTACTATGTCAGATGTTGTTATGAGACACGATGTGCCTGATATTGGTACAATGTCAGAACAATATCCTCATCTTATCTTCCACAACTTTAAAACAAAGTTAGGTACACGTGTTATGAGTATCTTAAAATACCTATTCCCGGTACCAAAAGAAGACAGTAAAAGAATAATCACCTTTGCTAATCATGATGATTATATATCATTCCGACATCATACGTATAAAAAGGTTCATGGAAAAGACATTGAATTGACAGAAGTTGGACCTAGATTTCAGTTAaaattgtacgaaattaaattagGTACTTTAGATGCAGAATCAGCTGCTGATGTAGAATGGGCTTTAAGACCTTATATGAATACCACCCACAAAAGAAGATTTTTATCCGATGAAGATGGCTGGCAACAAGAagacaatatttaa
- the LOC100875509 gene encoding uncharacterized protein LOC100875509 isoform X2 has protein sequence MHTSICKPAKSEKTPRRKKLTEQQSDAMDMFVTPKRQKNDEVTGISRSGRVRKKSSKLVDFESPDDFADSKYKRQKAQQLQNQQFLDRYESQRISPNQSIQHGSGGRQRRNSNSSTGQERMKTEILSDNEEQTSETESDDPSGLNEDERYSIDSGSDDEVDSLMIDDREAGFRKLEPPGQETPSQANSLYMLEKCKKKLIIKDGKIIGRMKAQRKDKGKTRFTAYMLWAKEIRQELLEQCPYMDFAAISKRLGELWATVPNLEKYNWRRRAKRLAAKPHSLPASKDEPVWKMPPPASRKKFINKIGNGKEQKPATSKNTIQLGLPSVVGNVPVSPPSNRTGKDLVNEPMIGTGMYKVVGTQPIDVAAHLKLLGESLTIIGERLKEHDGQIAVSGSLSVLLDSLLCALGPLICLTQQIPETNGAKHETLSQMLDNIAYLMPGL, from the exons ATGCACACCAGCATTTGTAAGCCCGCGAAATCCGAGAAGACGCCGCGGCGGAAGAAGCTCACAGAGCAACAAAGCGACGCTATGGATATGTTCGTGACACCAAAACGTCAGAAAAATGACG AGGTCACGGGTATCTCCCGCAGTGGCCGTGTGAGAAAGAAATCTTCCAAGCTTGTTGACTTCGAGTCACCAGATGATTTTGCGGATAGCAAGTACAAACGTCAAAAAGCtcaacaattacaaaatcaacaATTCTTGGACAGATATGAGTCACAACGTATATCGCCAAATCAGTCTATTCAACATGGAAGCGGTGGACGACAGAGGAGAAATTCTAATTCTAGTACTGGACAGGAAAGAATGAAAACAGAAATATTATCAGATAACGAAGAGCAGACTTCGGAAACAGAATCCGATGACCCATCCGGATTAAATGAAGATGAAAGATATAGTATAGACTCTGGAAGCGACGATGAAGTAGATTCTCTTATGATAGATGATAGAGAAGCAGGTTTTAGAAAACTTGAACCACCTGGCCAAGAAACGCCTTCGCAAGCAAACAGTTTATATATGCTTGAGAAATGTAAGAAAAAACTAATTATTAAAGATGGTAAAATAATAGGTAGAATGAAGGCACAACGAAAAGACAAAGGG AAAACAAGATTTACTGCTTACATGTTATGGGCTAAAGAAATTAGGCAGGAATTACTAGAGCAGTGTCCTTATATGG ATTTTGCAGCAATTTCTAAACGGTTAGGAGAACTATGGGCAACTGTTCCAAATCTGGAAAAATATAACTGGCGCAGACGCGCAAAACGCTTGGCAGCAAAACCTCATTCTTTACCTGCGAGTAAAGATGAGCCTGTTTGGAAAATGCCGCCGCCTGCTTCGcgaaaaaaattcattaataagATTG GTAATGGCAAAGAGCAAAAGCCTGCTACGTCTAAAAACACTATTCAGCTAGGTCTACCGTCCGTTGTAGGGAACGTTCCGGTATCGCCACCATCGAATCGAACCGGGAAAGATCTGGTTAACGAACCAATGATAGGCACAGGAATGTATAAAGTTGTTGGAACGCAACCCATTGATGTAGCCGCGCATCTGAAACTTCTTGGTGAGAGTTTAACGATCATTGGTGAAAGGTTGAAAGAACACGATGGACAAATCGCAGTTTCGGGCAGTCTATCGGTTTTGCTGGATTCTCTATTATGTGCTCTGGGTCCTTTAATCTGTCTAACGCAACAGATACCGGAAACTAATGGAGCTAAACACGAGACACTTTCGCAAATGCTCGACAATATTGCATACCTTATGCCTGgtttgtaa
- the LOC100875509 gene encoding uncharacterized protein LOC100875509 isoform X1: MHTSICKPAKSEKTPRRKKLTEQQSDAMDMFVTPKRQKNDDLEVTGISRSGRVRKKSSKLVDFESPDDFADSKYKRQKAQQLQNQQFLDRYESQRISPNQSIQHGSGGRQRRNSNSSTGQERMKTEILSDNEEQTSETESDDPSGLNEDERYSIDSGSDDEVDSLMIDDREAGFRKLEPPGQETPSQANSLYMLEKCKKKLIIKDGKIIGRMKAQRKDKGKTRFTAYMLWAKEIRQELLEQCPYMDFAAISKRLGELWATVPNLEKYNWRRRAKRLAAKPHSLPASKDEPVWKMPPPASRKKFINKIGNGKEQKPATSKNTIQLGLPSVVGNVPVSPPSNRTGKDLVNEPMIGTGMYKVVGTQPIDVAAHLKLLGESLTIIGERLKEHDGQIAVSGSLSVLLDSLLCALGPLICLTQQIPETNGAKHETLSQMLDNIAYLMPGL; this comes from the exons ATGCACACCAGCATTTGTAAGCCCGCGAAATCCGAGAAGACGCCGCGGCGGAAGAAGCTCACAGAGCAACAAAGCGACGCTATGGATATGTTCGTGACACCAAAACGTCAGAAAAATGACG ATCTAGAGGTCACGGGTATCTCCCGCAGTGGCCGTGTGAGAAAGAAATCTTCCAAGCTTGTTGACTTCGAGTCACCAGATGATTTTGCGGATAGCAAGTACAAACGTCAAAAAGCtcaacaattacaaaatcaacaATTCTTGGACAGATATGAGTCACAACGTATATCGCCAAATCAGTCTATTCAACATGGAAGCGGTGGACGACAGAGGAGAAATTCTAATTCTAGTACTGGACAGGAAAGAATGAAAACAGAAATATTATCAGATAACGAAGAGCAGACTTCGGAAACAGAATCCGATGACCCATCCGGATTAAATGAAGATGAAAGATATAGTATAGACTCTGGAAGCGACGATGAAGTAGATTCTCTTATGATAGATGATAGAGAAGCAGGTTTTAGAAAACTTGAACCACCTGGCCAAGAAACGCCTTCGCAAGCAAACAGTTTATATATGCTTGAGAAATGTAAGAAAAAACTAATTATTAAAGATGGTAAAATAATAGGTAGAATGAAGGCACAACGAAAAGACAAAGGG AAAACAAGATTTACTGCTTACATGTTATGGGCTAAAGAAATTAGGCAGGAATTACTAGAGCAGTGTCCTTATATGG ATTTTGCAGCAATTTCTAAACGGTTAGGAGAACTATGGGCAACTGTTCCAAATCTGGAAAAATATAACTGGCGCAGACGCGCAAAACGCTTGGCAGCAAAACCTCATTCTTTACCTGCGAGTAAAGATGAGCCTGTTTGGAAAATGCCGCCGCCTGCTTCGcgaaaaaaattcattaataagATTG GTAATGGCAAAGAGCAAAAGCCTGCTACGTCTAAAAACACTATTCAGCTAGGTCTACCGTCCGTTGTAGGGAACGTTCCGGTATCGCCACCATCGAATCGAACCGGGAAAGATCTGGTTAACGAACCAATGATAGGCACAGGAATGTATAAAGTTGTTGGAACGCAACCCATTGATGTAGCCGCGCATCTGAAACTTCTTGGTGAGAGTTTAACGATCATTGGTGAAAGGTTGAAAGAACACGATGGACAAATCGCAGTTTCGGGCAGTCTATCGGTTTTGCTGGATTCTCTATTATGTGCTCTGGGTCCTTTAATCTGTCTAACGCAACAGATACCGGAAACTAATGGAGCTAAACACGAGACACTTTCGCAAATGCTCGACAATATTGCATACCTTATGCCTGgtttgtaa